The Amycolatopsis mongoliensis genome includes a window with the following:
- a CDS encoding glycosyltransferase, translating into MSSPVPPVSVVVLAKDEKRCIARCLDSVAGRGFDRIVVLDTGSADGTIELVREYRKVGVELLSMPWTGSFADARNHGIDVVGTGWIVFLDADEWFAPDAAERLIARLQELAVTSVPPGAAFAPVILDVDRGSWVDQVPRVFLVESGIRYRGTVHEYPVVAGDRDTPIELYRVDVEIRHDGYTPEVVYGKRKTERNIALLDLARAGAPDDPRWLYFTVHDGLPFLQASRLIRFCEELEELAARRSRTGDHLPPVHYLRRALPLACQGLGFQGDWDTVDRYCLRIDELDGGGSPDAQYLRAMAEVADGVATTRTLKETIAIRRADESLLKSTLCRSGRHLDAAIAALLECRGGADDAERYRAICDRWDDMFFEGSRLRTPQAVLL; encoded by the coding sequence TTGAGCAGCCCGGTGCCCCCTGTCAGTGTTGTCGTGCTGGCAAAGGATGAAAAGCGTTGTATCGCACGCTGCCTGGATAGCGTGGCCGGCCGGGGTTTCGATCGCATCGTCGTCCTCGACACCGGGTCGGCGGACGGCACGATCGAGCTCGTCCGGGAATATCGCAAGGTGGGTGTGGAACTGCTTTCGATGCCCTGGACCGGCTCCTTCGCCGACGCCAGGAACCACGGAATCGACGTGGTCGGCACGGGGTGGATCGTCTTCCTCGACGCGGACGAATGGTTCGCCCCGGACGCCGCCGAGCGGTTGATCGCGCGCTTGCAGGAACTCGCCGTCACATCGGTGCCCCCGGGAGCAGCGTTCGCGCCGGTCATCCTGGACGTCGACCGCGGCTCCTGGGTCGACCAGGTGCCCCGGGTGTTCCTGGTGGAGAGCGGAATCCGCTATCGCGGGACGGTCCACGAGTATCCGGTGGTTGCCGGTGATCGGGACACGCCGATCGAGCTGTACCGGGTGGACGTCGAGATCCGGCACGACGGGTACACCCCGGAGGTGGTCTACGGCAAGCGGAAGACGGAACGAAACATCGCGTTGCTCGACCTGGCCCGGGCCGGCGCCCCGGACGATCCACGCTGGCTGTACTTCACGGTGCACGACGGTTTGCCGTTCCTCCAGGCCTCTCGGCTGATCCGGTTCTGCGAAGAGCTGGAAGAGCTGGCTGCTCGGCGAAGCCGCACCGGAGATCATCTGCCGCCGGTGCACTACCTCCGGCGCGCGCTGCCACTGGCCTGCCAGGGGCTGGGGTTCCAAGGTGACTGGGACACCGTGGACCGGTACTGCCTGCGGATCGACGAACTCGACGGCGGCGGGAGCCCGGACGCCCAGTACCTGCGAGCCATGGCCGAGGTGGCGGACGGCGTGGCGACGACCAGGACGCTCAAGGAGACCATCGCGATCCGCCGGGCCGACGAGTCACTCCTGAAGAGCACGTTGTGCCGATCGGGCAGGCACCTCGACGCCGCGATCGCCGCGCTCCTCGAATGCCGCGGCGGCGCCGACGACGCCGAGCGTTACCGGGCGATCTGCGATCGCTGGGACGACATGTTCTTCGAGGGCTCCAGGCTGCGCACGCCGCAGGCAGTCCTGCTGTGA
- a CDS encoding HPr family phosphocarrier protein, whose protein sequence is MPEKRVAVASKVGLHARPAALVAKAAAAQPVAVQIAKAGGDPVAAGSVLNLMTLAAGYGDEVVISAEGEGAEEAVEAVAQLVATDLDA, encoded by the coding sequence ATGCCGGAGAAACGCGTCGCCGTGGCCAGCAAGGTGGGGCTGCACGCCCGGCCGGCCGCGCTGGTGGCGAAGGCGGCCGCGGCGCAGCCCGTCGCGGTGCAGATCGCCAAGGCCGGCGGAGACCCGGTGGCCGCCGGCAGTGTGCTCAACCTGATGACGCTCGCCGCCGGGTACGGCGACGAGGTCGTCATCAGCGCCGAGGGCGAGGGCGCCGAGGAGGCCGTGGAAGCGGTCGCCCAGCTGGTCGCCACCGACCTCGACGCCTGA
- a CDS encoding PTS transporter subunit EIIC: MSSTTAEGAKKSGGGLAGLQRFGRSLMLPIATLPAAGLLSRLGQPDVLGADGLGWDKVADVIGAAGGGLFDWLPLLFAIGIAVGFARKGDGSTAVAAAVGWVVFNKVIQAIAPIKSQEGYKPGWDLAPIHWPYSVLTGIVSGIVAALLWQRFYRIKLPAWLAFFGGRRFVPIITAFTMIILGVVFGIVFKWVDAGIHNIGEVVVGSPVVGGGIYGLLNRLLIPVGLHQLLNVPVWFIFDGGDLPNFFNHVQGAGTFMTGFFPVFMFALPAAALAIWQTARPSQKKVVGGVMIAAALTSFITGVTEPIEFSFMFVAWPLYIFHAVMTGLTLALVNALGIKLGFSFSGGAIDFALNSSLDTAHKAWLLIPIGLVLAVIYYFVFRIVITKWNLRTPGREDDSIDADLERTSAK; encoded by the coding sequence ATGAGTTCGACCACCGCGGAGGGGGCGAAGAAGAGCGGCGGAGGCCTCGCCGGTCTTCAGCGCTTCGGCCGTAGCCTCATGCTTCCCATCGCCACGCTTCCCGCGGCTGGCCTGCTGAGCCGGTTGGGCCAGCCGGACGTCCTCGGCGCGGACGGCCTGGGCTGGGACAAGGTCGCCGACGTGATCGGTGCAGCAGGCGGTGGCCTGTTCGACTGGCTCCCGCTGCTGTTCGCCATTGGTATCGCGGTCGGCTTCGCCCGCAAGGGCGACGGTTCCACGGCGGTCGCCGCGGCCGTCGGCTGGGTCGTGTTCAACAAGGTCATCCAGGCCATCGCGCCGATCAAGAGCCAGGAAGGCTACAAGCCCGGCTGGGACCTGGCCCCGATCCACTGGCCCTACAGCGTCCTGACCGGCATCGTGTCCGGCATCGTCGCGGCGTTGCTGTGGCAGCGCTTCTACCGGATCAAGCTGCCCGCCTGGCTGGCGTTCTTCGGCGGACGCCGGTTCGTGCCGATCATCACCGCGTTCACGATGATCATCCTGGGTGTCGTCTTCGGCATCGTCTTCAAGTGGGTCGACGCGGGCATCCACAACATCGGCGAAGTCGTCGTCGGCTCCCCGGTGGTCGGTGGCGGTATCTACGGCCTGCTGAACCGCCTGCTCATCCCGGTCGGTCTGCACCAGCTGCTGAACGTGCCGGTATGGTTCATCTTCGACGGCGGCGACCTGCCCAACTTCTTCAACCACGTCCAGGGCGCGGGCACCTTCATGACCGGGTTCTTCCCCGTGTTCATGTTCGCCCTGCCCGCCGCCGCGCTGGCGATCTGGCAGACCGCCCGCCCGTCGCAGAAGAAGGTCGTCGGCGGTGTGATGATCGCGGCCGCGCTGACCTCGTTCATCACCGGCGTCACCGAGCCGATCGAGTTCTCGTTCATGTTCGTGGCGTGGCCGTTGTACATCTTCCACGCGGTCATGACCGGTCTCACACTGGCACTGGTGAATGCGCTGGGCATCAAGCTCGGCTTCTCGTTCTCCGGCGGCGCGATCGACTTCGCGCTCAACTCGAGCCTGGACACCGCGCACAAGGCGTGGCTGCTCATCCCGATCGGCCTTGTCCTGGCGGTGATCTACTACTTCGTGTTCCGGATCGTCATCACGAAGTGGAACCTGCGCACCCCGGGCCGTGAGGACGACTCGATCGACGCAGACCTCGAGCGGACATCCGCGAAGTAA
- a CDS encoding glucose PTS transporter subunit EIIB has protein sequence MADDRPEKILAALGGAENLTEIEGCITRLRCEVEDMSLVDEAALKKAGAMGVVKMGSSALQVIVGPEADTIASDIEDLL, from the coding sequence ATGGCGGATGACAGGCCCGAAAAGATCCTCGCGGCACTCGGCGGCGCGGAGAATCTCACCGAGATCGAGGGCTGCATCACGCGGCTGCGCTGCGAGGTCGAGGACATGAGCCTCGTCGACGAGGCGGCGCTGAAGAAGGCCGGCGCGATGGGCGTGGTCAAGATGGGGTCGTCGGCCCTGCAGGTGATCGTCGGACCGGAGGCGGACACGATCGCCAGCGACATCGAGGACCTGCTGTGA
- a CDS encoding PTS sugar transporter subunit IIA produces MSLEILSPVAGRVVPITEVPDPVFAQAMVGPGIAVQPSGGRSDAVAPVDGTVATLHPHAYVVATDDGKAVLVHLGIDTVKEKGEGFTLHVVKGEQVRAGQPIVSWDPEAVTAAGYSAIVPVVALDASADVLSGLDAERDVAAGDRLFGWDA; encoded by the coding sequence GTGAGCTTGGAGATCCTCAGCCCGGTGGCCGGGCGCGTGGTGCCGATCACCGAGGTCCCGGACCCGGTGTTCGCGCAGGCCATGGTGGGTCCGGGCATCGCGGTGCAGCCCTCGGGCGGGCGGTCGGACGCGGTCGCGCCGGTCGACGGCACGGTCGCGACGCTGCACCCGCACGCCTACGTCGTCGCGACCGACGACGGCAAGGCCGTGCTGGTGCACCTCGGGATCGACACGGTCAAGGAGAAGGGCGAGGGCTTCACGCTGCACGTCGTCAAGGGCGAGCAGGTGCGGGCCGGCCAGCCGATCGTCAGCTGGGACCCGGAGGCGGTGACCGCGGCGGGCTACTCGGCGATCGTCCCGGTCGTCGCGCTGGACGCCTCGGCGGACGTGCTGTCCGGGTTGGACGCCGAGCGCGACGTCGCCGCGGGCGACCGGCTGTTCGGCTGGGACGCCTGA
- a CDS encoding QcrA and Rieske domain-containing protein encodes MTAETHSRRTVLTTGAAVAGAAVGAVALSACGSSDDAKSGTAQAPIAAGTPLVALADVPVGEAKAAKAPDGSDVIVTRTSESAASAFSAICTHQGCTVTPKGADLVCPCHGSVFNALTGEVKQGPANKPLPSVPVKVENGKVVTG; translated from the coding sequence ATGACTGCCGAAACCCACTCCCGCCGCACCGTCCTCACCACGGGTGCCGCCGTCGCAGGTGCCGCCGTGGGCGCCGTCGCGCTCTCGGCCTGCGGATCCTCGGACGACGCCAAGTCGGGCACCGCGCAGGCGCCGATCGCCGCCGGCACGCCGCTGGTCGCGCTCGCCGACGTCCCGGTCGGGGAGGCGAAGGCCGCCAAGGCCCCGGACGGCTCCGACGTGATCGTCACCCGGACGTCCGAGTCGGCCGCCTCCGCCTTCAGCGCGATCTGCACGCACCAGGGCTGCACGGTCACCCCGAAGGGCGCCGACCTGGTCTGCCCGTGCCACGGCTCGGTCTTCAACGCGCTCACCGGGGAGGTCAAGCAGGGCCCGGCGAACAAGCCGCTGCCGTCGGTGCCGGTCAAGGTCGAAAACGGGAAGGTCGTCACCGGCTGA
- a CDS encoding sigma-70 family RNA polymerase sigma factor encodes MGEVAEDALMRALHEEHAAALWSYALHLTSGDRIRAEDVVQETLLRAWRSTAVLDQSQGSARAWLFTVARRIAIDGWRSASARSEVVTDRPPERAVGDGTDRAVQGWLVAEALAELSERHREVLVLCYFQGYSVADAAMRLGVAEGTVKSRTHYALRALRLVLEERGVTQ; translated from the coding sequence GTGGGGGAAGTCGCCGAAGACGCGCTGATGCGCGCGCTGCACGAGGAGCACGCGGCCGCGCTGTGGTCGTACGCGCTCCACCTGACCTCCGGCGACCGGATCCGGGCCGAGGACGTCGTCCAGGAGACGCTGCTGCGCGCCTGGCGGTCCACGGCGGTGCTGGACCAGTCGCAGGGCTCGGCGCGGGCGTGGCTGTTCACGGTCGCGCGGCGCATCGCGATCGACGGCTGGCGCTCGGCGTCGGCCCGCTCGGAGGTGGTGACCGACCGGCCGCCGGAGCGGGCCGTCGGCGACGGCACCGACCGCGCGGTGCAGGGCTGGCTGGTCGCCGAGGCGCTCGCCGAGCTGTCCGAGCGGCACCGCGAGGTGCTGGTGCTGTGTTACTTCCAGGGCTATTCCGTGGCGGACGCGGCGATGCGGCTGGGCGTGGCCGAAGGGACGGTCAAGTCCCGGACGCACTACGCGTTGCGCGCCCTGCGCCTGGTGCTCGAGGAGAGGGGGGTGACCCAGTGA
- a CDS encoding anti-sigma factor family protein: MSEDPFATFDAAYVLGALAPEDRQRFEQHLRTCDRCAASVRELAGLPGLLARVDAPAVLPDAGPPPPDLLPTVLRRVRRGRRIRTAVTSVSAALAVSACVALAVVASWPPAAPPPSIAMTALGQFPVRADARLDAFEWGTQVDMSCSYTGERSSGEYVLVAISRSGAETQLATWKAVPDNTARIVIGTALKRTDLAALEVRGGSGKALLRLTL, encoded by the coding sequence GTGAGCGAGGACCCGTTCGCGACGTTCGACGCGGCGTACGTGCTCGGGGCGCTTGCCCCCGAGGACCGGCAGCGCTTCGAGCAGCACCTGCGGACCTGCGACCGGTGCGCGGCGTCGGTGCGCGAGCTGGCGGGGCTGCCGGGGCTGCTGGCCCGGGTCGACGCCCCGGCCGTCCTGCCGGACGCGGGGCCGCCCCCACCGGACCTGCTGCCGACGGTGCTTCGCCGTGTCCGGCGCGGCCGCCGGATCCGCACCGCGGTGACGTCGGTGTCGGCCGCGCTGGCGGTGTCGGCGTGCGTGGCGCTGGCGGTGGTGGCGTCGTGGCCTCCGGCGGCCCCGCCGCCGTCGATCGCGATGACGGCGCTGGGCCAGTTCCCGGTCCGCGCGGACGCCCGCCTGGACGCGTTCGAGTGGGGCACGCAGGTGGACATGTCGTGCAGCTACACGGGCGAGCGCAGCAGCGGCGAGTACGTCCTGGTGGCGATCTCGCGTTCCGGGGCCGAGACCCAGCTGGCGACGTGGAAGGCGGTCCCGGACAACACGGCCCGCATCGTGATCGGCACGGCGTTGAAGCGGACCGATCTGGCGGCGCTGGAGGTGCGCGGGGGGAGCGGGAAGGCGCTGCTCAGGCTGACTTTGTGA
- a CDS encoding prepilin peptidase produces MPPPILLLITVAAAGAVTAPPAARLLRRVAAPVPVPAAAALSAFGAAAVTARWLAGGWPIWWLPVPLVLTVVAVPLVLADLRHLRLPDVLTLPAYPLFGAAVGAAALGGGGPSLAVRAAAGALLFGGAHAAVRRAAPPSLGAGDVKLSGSLGAVLGAAGWPALAVAAVLAALLSLAVALLRRAGRVPHGPALLTATWLCALFPGAP; encoded by the coding sequence ATGCCCCCGCCGATCTTGCTCCTCATCACCGTGGCGGCCGCCGGAGCGGTCACCGCGCCACCCGCGGCGCGCCTGCTCCGCCGCGTCGCGGCTCCCGTCCCGGTGCCGGCAGCCGCCGCTCTGTCCGCCTTCGGTGCCGCGGCCGTCACCGCGCGCTGGCTGGCGGGCGGCTGGCCCATCTGGTGGCTGCCCGTCCCGCTGGTGCTGACCGTCGTCGCCGTCCCGCTCGTCCTGGCCGACCTGCGCCACCTCCGGTTGCCGGACGTGCTCACCCTGCCCGCGTACCCGCTCTTCGGCGCCGCCGTGGGAGCGGCCGCGCTGGGCGGTGGTGGTCCGTCGCTCGCCGTGCGCGCCGCCGCCGGTGCCCTGCTGTTCGGCGGCGCCCACGCGGCGGTCCGGAGAGCCGCGCCACCCAGCCTCGGCGCCGGCGACGTGAAGCTGTCCGGCAGCCTCGGCGCCGTGCTGGGCGCGGCCGGCTGGCCCGCCCTCGCCGTCGCGGCCGTGCTGGCGGCGCTCCTCAGCCTGGCCGTCGCGCTCCTGCGGAGAGCGGGCCGGGTGCCCCACGGTCCGGCCCTGCTCACCGCCACCTGGCTGTGCGCCCTCTTCCCGGGTGCGCCATGA
- the aroC gene encoding chorismate synthase gives MLRWITAGESHGPALAAVLEGMPAGVGVTTADVTEQLARRRLGFGRSPRMGFETDHIDFLGGVRHGLTQGGPVAIQIENAEWPKWEQVMAADPVDPQILEGLARNEPLTRPRPGHADLPGMQKYGFDEARPVLERASARETASRTALGTVARNFLKQLLGVEILSHVVSIGGADAPEGPLPVAADLAAIDESPVRAFSQEGTDAMVAEVDAVRKAGDTVGGVIEVLAYGLPPGLGSHVHWDRRLDARLAGALMGVQAMKGVEVGDGFTTARRWGSQAHDEIDRGTGPVGVTRRSNRAGGLEGGITNGEPLRVRVAMKPISTVPKALSTVDVKTGEPAVAIHQRSDVCAVPRAGVVLESVVALVLADAALEKFGGDSLAESKRNAEGYLKALEERW, from the coding sequence ATGTTGCGCTGGATCACCGCAGGTGAATCGCACGGACCCGCGCTGGCCGCCGTGCTCGAAGGCATGCCCGCCGGCGTCGGCGTCACCACCGCCGACGTCACCGAGCAGCTTGCCCGCCGCCGCCTGGGCTTCGGGCGCAGCCCGCGGATGGGCTTCGAGACCGACCACATCGACTTCCTCGGCGGCGTGCGCCACGGCCTCACCCAGGGCGGCCCGGTCGCGATCCAGATCGAGAACGCCGAGTGGCCCAAGTGGGAGCAGGTCATGGCGGCCGATCCGGTCGACCCGCAGATCCTCGAAGGCCTGGCCCGCAACGAGCCGCTCACCCGGCCCCGCCCCGGCCACGCCGACCTGCCCGGCATGCAGAAGTACGGCTTCGACGAGGCGCGCCCCGTCCTGGAGCGGGCCAGTGCGCGGGAGACGGCGTCGCGGACCGCGCTCGGCACCGTCGCGCGGAACTTCCTGAAGCAACTGCTCGGCGTCGAGATCCTCAGCCATGTCGTCTCGATCGGCGGGGCCGACGCCCCCGAAGGCCCGCTGCCGGTCGCCGCCGACCTGGCCGCCATCGACGAGAGCCCGGTGCGCGCCTTCAGCCAGGAGGGCACCGACGCGATGGTCGCCGAGGTCGACGCCGTGCGGAAGGCGGGCGACACCGTCGGCGGCGTGATCGAGGTCCTCGCCTACGGCCTCCCGCCGGGCCTCGGCTCCCACGTCCACTGGGACCGCCGGCTCGACGCCCGGCTCGCCGGCGCGCTGATGGGCGTCCAGGCCATGAAGGGCGTCGAGGTCGGCGACGGCTTCACCACCGCCCGCCGGTGGGGGAGCCAGGCGCACGACGAGATCGACCGCGGCACCGGCCCGGTCGGCGTCACCCGCCGGTCCAACCGCGCGGGCGGCCTCGAAGGCGGCATCACCAACGGCGAGCCACTCCGGGTGCGCGTCGCGATGAAGCCGATCTCGACCGTCCCGAAAGCACTGTCCACTGTGGACGTCAAGACCGGCGAGCCCGCCGTCGCCATCCACCAGCGGTCCGACGTCTGCGCGGTGCCGCGTGCCGGGGTCGTGCTGGAGTCGGTCGTGGCGCTCGTCCTCGCCGACGCCGCGCTCGAGAAGTTCGGCGGCGACTCCCTCGCCGAGAGCAAGCGCAACGCCGAGGGGTACCTCAAGGCCCTCGAGGAGCGCTGGTGA
- a CDS encoding shikimate kinase, giving the protein MVSPRAVIVGPPGSGKSTVGPLLAAALGVVFRDSDDDIVARTGRSISDIFAEDGEPAFRALEEEAVATALAEHDGVLSLGGGAPLTPGTRARLAGHTVVFLNVGLAAGVQRTGLSSARPLLAGVNPRATFKKLLDERVPVYREVATVEVATDDRTPAEIVAGLAAQLAVPAEAKE; this is encoded by the coding sequence CTGGTGAGCCCTCGCGCGGTGATCGTCGGCCCGCCCGGCTCGGGCAAGAGCACGGTCGGCCCGCTGCTGGCGGCCGCGCTCGGCGTCGTGTTCCGCGACAGCGACGACGACATCGTGGCGCGCACCGGGCGCAGCATCTCCGACATCTTCGCGGAAGACGGCGAACCCGCTTTCCGCGCGCTGGAAGAAGAAGCGGTCGCCACGGCGCTGGCGGAGCACGACGGCGTGCTCTCCCTCGGCGGCGGCGCCCCGCTCACCCCGGGCACCCGCGCGCGGCTGGCCGGGCACACCGTCGTGTTCCTCAACGTCGGCCTCGCCGCCGGCGTGCAGCGCACCGGCCTGTCGTCCGCGCGGCCGCTGCTGGCCGGGGTGAACCCCCGCGCCACGTTCAAGAAACTGCTCGACGAGCGGGTGCCCGTCTACCGCGAGGTCGCCACCGTCGAGGTCGCCACCGACGACCGGACGCCCGCCGAGATCGTCGCGGGCCTGGCGGCCCAGCTCGCCGTCCCCGCCGAAGCCAAGGAGTGA
- the aroB gene encoding 3-dehydroquinate synthase, whose translation MSDPVRIPVATARPYDVVVGRGLLGDLTAQLTDASKIALIHPPTLTTTAEAIREELIAAGLDAHRVEIPDAEDGKALTVASFCWEVLGRIGLDRRGVVVGLGGGAVTDLAGFVAGTWMRGVRLVNVPTTLLGMVDAAVGGKTGINTEAGKNLVGVFHEPSAVFVDLATLETLPPNELVAGMAEVVKTGFIADPRILELIEADPAGALDASGDVLAELVRRSIQVKADVVAADLRESDLREILNYGHTLGHAIERRERYRWRHGAAVSVGLVFAAELARLAGRLDDATAERHAAVLKLLGLPTTYDADALPQLLETMKGDKKTRSGVLRFVVLDGLAKPGRLEGPDPSLLAAAYSAIAADAQKSGGSVLL comes from the coding sequence GTGTCCGATCCGGTGCGCATCCCCGTCGCCACCGCCCGTCCCTACGACGTCGTGGTCGGCCGCGGCCTGCTCGGCGACCTCACCGCGCAGCTGACCGACGCGTCGAAGATCGCGCTGATCCACCCGCCCACGCTGACCACCACGGCCGAGGCCATCCGCGAGGAGCTGATCGCGGCCGGGCTCGACGCGCACCGCGTCGAGATCCCCGACGCCGAGGACGGCAAGGCGCTCACCGTCGCGAGCTTCTGCTGGGAGGTGCTCGGCCGGATCGGGCTGGACCGCCGCGGGGTCGTGGTCGGCCTCGGCGGCGGCGCCGTCACCGACCTCGCCGGGTTCGTCGCGGGCACGTGGATGCGCGGGGTCCGGCTGGTCAACGTGCCGACGACGCTGCTCGGCATGGTCGACGCCGCGGTCGGCGGCAAGACCGGCATCAACACCGAGGCGGGCAAGAACCTCGTCGGGGTGTTCCACGAGCCGAGCGCGGTGTTCGTCGACCTCGCGACGCTCGAGACGCTGCCGCCGAACGAGCTCGTCGCCGGGATGGCCGAGGTCGTGAAGACGGGCTTCATCGCCGATCCGCGGATCCTCGAGCTGATCGAGGCCGACCCGGCCGGGGCGCTCGACGCGAGCGGCGACGTGCTGGCCGAGCTGGTCCGCCGGTCGATCCAGGTCAAGGCCGACGTCGTGGCCGCCGACCTGCGCGAGTCCGATCTGCGCGAGATCCTCAACTACGGCCACACCCTCGGCCACGCCATCGAGCGCCGCGAGCGGTACCGGTGGCGCCACGGCGCCGCGGTGAGCGTCGGCCTGGTGTTCGCCGCCGAGCTGGCGCGGCTGGCCGGGCGGCTCGACGACGCCACCGCCGAGCGCCACGCCGCCGTGCTGAAGCTGCTCGGCCTGCCGACGACCTACGACGCCGACGCGCTGCCCCAGCTGTTGGAAACCATGAAGGGCGACAAGAAGACCCGGTCCGGTGTGCTGCGGTTCGTCGTCCTCGACGGCCTGGCCAAGCCCGGCCGGCTGGAAGGGCCGGACCCGTCGCTCCTCGCGGCCGCCTATTCGGCGATCGCGGCGGACGCGCAGAAGAGCGGCGGGAGCGTGCTGCTGTGA
- the aroQ gene encoding type II 3-dehydroquinate dehydratase, with protein sequence MKAFVFNGPNLGRLGKREPSVYGSTTHDDLAALCVKTGAELGIEVEVRQTDHEGEMVGWLHEAADGGNPVVLNAGAWTHYSIAVRDAAAQLSAPLIELHISNVHKREAFRHHSVLSDIATAVIAGLGVDGYPLALRWLAAHPG encoded by the coding sequence GTGAAGGCGTTCGTGTTCAACGGTCCCAATCTCGGGCGGCTCGGCAAGCGCGAGCCGTCGGTCTACGGCTCGACCACCCACGACGACCTCGCGGCGCTGTGCGTCAAGACGGGCGCGGAGCTGGGGATCGAGGTCGAGGTCCGGCAGACCGACCACGAAGGCGAAATGGTCGGCTGGCTGCACGAAGCCGCCGACGGCGGGAACCCGGTGGTGCTCAACGCCGGCGCGTGGACGCACTACTCGATCGCGGTGCGCGACGCCGCCGCGCAGCTGTCCGCGCCGCTGATCGAGCTGCACATCTCGAACGTGCACAAGCGGGAGGCGTTCCGGCACCACAGCGTGCTGTCGGACATCGCGACCGCGGTGATCGCCGGTCTCGGGGTCGACGGCTACCCGCTCGCCCTGCGGTGGCTCGCCGCGCACCCGGGATGA
- a CDS encoding GNAT family N-acetyltransferase — protein sequence MTLPTLTTARLRLRQLVEADREAVVKVFSDPEMSRFFAADFSDPAAASAMVDRRLAYRGPAGQGHWVIERDGEVIGVAHLRPSSELPGGVAELGYYVASAYAGQGLATEAAQAVLDHGLHALGLPAVWALVHENNAASRRVAARLGFLDVGSGIHYGDLHRVLVSLAPVAGRPHHVELWVPDLAEAERSWGWLLGELGWTEFQRWPAGVSWRLGGTYVVVEASPAMSAPEHERTRPGLNHLALHVGTRAQVDDLAERAADHGWRPLFADRYPYAGGEAHYAAYLENEAGFEVELVALEGPQAAD from the coding sequence ATGACGCTGCCGACGCTGACCACGGCGCGGCTGCGGCTGCGTCAGCTGGTCGAGGCGGACCGCGAAGCCGTCGTGAAGGTGTTCTCCGACCCGGAGATGAGCCGGTTCTTCGCCGCGGACTTCTCCGACCCGGCGGCGGCGAGCGCGATGGTCGACCGCCGGCTGGCCTACCGCGGCCCGGCCGGCCAGGGGCACTGGGTGATCGAGCGCGACGGCGAGGTGATCGGCGTCGCGCACCTGCGCCCGTCGTCGGAACTGCCCGGCGGGGTGGCCGAGCTGGGCTACTACGTCGCGAGCGCGTACGCGGGGCAGGGCCTGGCGACCGAAGCGGCCCAGGCGGTGCTGGATCACGGCCTCCACGCGCTCGGGCTCCCGGCGGTCTGGGCGCTGGTGCACGAGAACAACGCGGCGAGCCGCAGGGTGGCGGCCCGGCTGGGCTTCCTCGACGTCGGCAGCGGCATCCACTACGGCGACCTGCACCGCGTGCTGGTGTCCCTGGCACCGGTGGCCGGGCGGCCGCACCACGTCGAGCTGTGGGTGCCGGACCTCGCCGAGGCCGAGCGGAGCTGGGGCTGGCTGCTCGGCGAGCTGGGGTGGACGGAGTTCCAGCGCTGGCCGGCGGGCGTCAGCTGGCGGCTCGGCGGGACGTACGTCGTGGTGGAGGCATCGCCGGCGATGAGCGCCCCGGAGCACGAGCGCACGCGGCCGGGCCTGAACCACCTGGCGCTGCACGTCGGAACGCGAGCCCAGGTCGACGACCTGGCCGAGCGGGCGGCGGACCACGGCTGGCGCCCGCTGTTCGCCGACCGCTACCCGTACGCGGGCGGGGAAGCGCACTACGCGGCTTACCTGGAGAACGAGGCCGGTTTCGAGGTCGAGCTGGTCGCGCTCGAAGGCCCGCAGGCCGCGGACTGA